The Saprospiraceae bacterium genome includes a window with the following:
- a CDS encoding thioredoxin family protein: MPRILVIIFLFTVCLSCNKEDLNTGPKVLEDISGVADYDAKIQQGVSLMFFHATWCSICASQRPDVEGLVKDPSLSKVTFGQVDFEKNKDTNQKYNITGFPTITIYKDGVEKHRLSGKGHTQEKLTELLKALL, translated from the coding sequence ATGCCCAGAATACTTGTCATTATTTTCCTTTTTACTGTTTGTCTTTCGTGCAATAAAGAAGATCTGAATACCGGACCCAAAGTATTGGAGGATATCTCCGGAGTTGCAGATTATGACGCTAAAATTCAACAAGGTGTTTCACTGATGTTTTTTCATGCTACCTGGTGCTCTATCTGTGCATCCCAACGTCCTGATGTAGAAGGACTTGTCAAAGACCCTTCATTAAGTAAAGTCACATTCGGTCAGGTGGATTTTGAAAAAAATAAAGATACCAATCAGAAATATAACATCACGGGGTTTCCAACTATTACTATCTATAAAGATGGAGTAGAAAAACACAGACTCTCCGGCAAAGGTCATACGCAGGAAAAACTCACTGAACTTTTGAAGGCATTGTTGTAG
- a CDS encoding carboxymuconolactone decarboxylase family protein, whose translation MSNHYFNPEDLKKFGNITEFQEPMGKKFFEWYGEVFAEGALTKREKSLIALAVAHAVGCPYCMDAYTSGCLSEGADEEQMMEAVHVAAAIKGGATLVNSVMMMNQVKSKLM comes from the coding sequence ATGTCAAATCATTATTTTAATCCGGAAGACCTGAAGAAATTTGGAAATATTACGGAATTTCAGGAGCCTATGGGCAAAAAGTTCTTTGAGTGGTATGGAGAGGTATTTGCAGAAGGAGCACTTACAAAAAGGGAAAAAAGCCTTATTGCGCTGGCGGTGGCTCATGCAGTAGGTTGTCCTTATTGTATGGATGCATATACATCCGGCTGTCTTTCTGAAGGAGCAGATGAAGAACAAATGATGGAAGCAGTCCACGTCGCCGCAGCCATCAAAGGTGGAGCAACATTGGTAAACAGTGTTATGATGATGAATCAGGTGAAATCTAAATTGATGTAA
- the dnaX gene encoding DNA polymerase III subunit gamma/tau: MNKFVVSARKYRPSSFDEVIGQDHVAKTLKNALQTGQLAHSFLFTGPRGVGKTTCARILAKVINCENPINKTEACNKCNSCISFADNASFNILELDAASNNSVENIRSLIEQVRFRPQEGKYKIFIIDEVHMLSQAAFNAFLKTLEEPPEYAIFILATTEKHKIIPTILSRCQIFDFKRIQIEDAVIQLQKICEAEGRKAEHEALHTIAVKADGAMRDALSIFDKVASSAGETITYKDVIANLNLLDYEYYFKVTDAFLREDFNDVLLTLNEVIRLGFDPEQFVQGLADHLREVMIAKDPSTIQMMEASDDLKIRYQNQALLAKSAFLLSALNILNQCDINLPRVKNRRLHVEIALSKISYLSRLVQKDLVSGEPQEKKTEVVREPDSVIISTPVNNEEVQPNSNQKSTENAESTDITSEIISPHNDTFEHQEKQTAQPKPPASIPGLSNIEAIKKSIADKEASKAESRKNLNIDAVKEIWKSYTELNPSKSVQTALGIALLDLDGKVIKVDVPTTISRDMILQESQLVENLRNQLGTADLILNVTVNKDLFPDYEDNRPVQAMTQREKYILMLEKNPGLGLLSKKIELKLDAEIM, from the coding sequence ATGAATAAGTTTGTTGTATCTGCCCGAAAGTACCGTCCTTCGTCTTTTGATGAAGTAATCGGTCAGGATCATGTTGCAAAAACACTCAAAAATGCTCTTCAAACAGGACAGCTTGCGCATTCATTTCTATTCACAGGACCAAGAGGGGTAGGCAAAACTACCTGCGCCAGAATATTGGCTAAAGTTATTAATTGTGAAAATCCTATCAATAAAACAGAAGCGTGCAATAAATGTAATTCCTGCATATCATTTGCCGACAATGCTTCATTTAATATACTCGAACTCGATGCCGCATCCAACAATAGTGTAGAAAATATACGTTCACTGATCGAACAGGTTCGGTTCCGGCCACAGGAGGGAAAATACAAAATATTTATCATAGATGAGGTACATATGTTGTCTCAGGCTGCCTTTAATGCCTTTCTGAAAACATTGGAAGAGCCACCTGAGTATGCTATTTTTATCCTTGCCACCACTGAAAAACATAAAATTATACCTACCATTCTATCCCGATGTCAGATTTTTGATTTCAAAAGAATCCAGATAGAAGATGCCGTCATACAACTACAGAAAATATGTGAAGCCGAAGGTAGAAAAGCTGAACATGAAGCACTCCACACTATTGCAGTGAAAGCTGACGGTGCCATGAGGGACGCTCTTTCTATATTTGATAAAGTTGCCAGTTCTGCCGGAGAGACTATCACGTACAAAGATGTGATTGCAAATCTTAATTTACTGGATTATGAATATTACTTCAAAGTCACCGATGCTTTTTTGAGAGAAGATTTTAATGATGTACTGCTTACACTCAATGAGGTGATACGATTGGGGTTTGACCCTGAACAGTTTGTACAGGGACTGGCGGATCATCTGAGGGAAGTAATGATTGCCAAAGATCCTTCAACCATCCAGATGATGGAAGCCAGTGATGATCTCAAAATCAGATATCAGAATCAGGCATTATTGGCAAAGTCTGCTTTTTTATTATCAGCACTTAATATCCTGAACCAATGTGATATCAATCTGCCGAGAGTAAAAAACAGAAGACTGCATGTAGAAATAGCACTCAGTAAAATAAGTTATTTAAGCCGATTGGTGCAAAAAGATTTAGTCAGCGGAGAGCCGCAGGAAAAAAAAACTGAAGTCGTAAGGGAACCGGATTCTGTAATCATTTCAACTCCTGTTAATAATGAAGAAGTACAGCCCAATTCGAATCAAAAAAGTACTGAAAATGCAGAATCTACAGATATAACATCTGAAATAATTTCTCCTCATAACGACACGTTCGAACATCAGGAAAAACAGACTGCTCAACCCAAACCACCAGCTTCTATACCGGGATTGAGCAATATAGAAGCGATCAAAAAATCTATTGCAGATAAAGAAGCTTCAAAAGCAGAGTCCAGGAAAAATCTGAATATTGATGCAGTCAAAGAGATATGGAAAAGTTACACAGAACTTAATCCATCAAAAAGTGTGCAGACAGCACTTGGAATTGCATTACTTGATCTGGATGGCAAAGTAATCAAAGTGGATGTTCCGACGACTATTTCAAGAGATATGATACTTCAGGAGAGTCAATTGGTGGAGAATCTGCGGAATCAATTAGGCACTGCTGATTTGATATTGAATGTTACAGTCAATAAAGATCTTTTTCCGGATTATGAAGACAACAGGCCGGTGCAGGCAATGACACAGAGAGAAAAGTATATACTCATGCTTGAAAAAAATCCGGGATTGGGCCTCCTTTCCAAAAAAATAGAATTGAAGCTTGATGCGGAGATAATGTAA
- a CDS encoding T9SS type A sorting domain-containing protein, translated as MKNLTFLFFLQLIAINSLLCQNTYDLFSTPGLFYGIAYIDSYANFNIRNNSIFYQRDTIINNKRFLQFASTNNPLSKWHIYIEGYKVFAKENISDTKDLLYDFGAEPGDTVKTLTKIYKVLSKEVRQLNDGKDRIYMKLHHLSSPAFTVEWMEGIGDLRNSLIFLLYHHPFDVHLVCVNVGGQIIYQNDVENISCKSLNCIRSGSKFSYTHTGEELQFINQSEYYEEVEWDFGDGTTSTELHPTHRYETPGCKEVSLRTTSLCGTESVSKQKIDYCETGDWQTVANYEVQGGINQFHYINAKEIWASNIKSLYYSKDAGKTFEQIAFKADAIKTTDYIRSTAFKGDNGVIFFWTNKGNKRVYQIYITDDKGKTWKISKEFTDYSMGFINYGNTCMIVSYDPKSPAYISYNLGKLWFELKLPFPNGIRSLDYKDNVLVAVQRNPALGLTKNSASYSLDEGKTWNTQPLPPFIYMSVIDTDNVYLLTETFEILHVQDRFRSIKKIYQFQDLRYLNQMIFKDLNHGYLLTGEKIYFTSDGGKNWDEQNCLGENIRMLQTDHNNNFFALNDSNLLRYIPIGVKPECSTFYKDEGKEINPVNIFPNPVLSGEQFQVVNNTKGMLTIDIFDFTGRLVISSNVIDSNDIYCGTVLNSGNYIVRIFEEDTRKYFSKVITVL; from the coding sequence ATGAAAAATCTGACCTTCCTGTTCTTTCTCCAATTAATTGCAATAAATAGTTTACTTTGTCAAAATACTTATGATCTGTTTTCAACACCAGGATTGTTTTACGGTATAGCCTACATTGATTCATATGCAAATTTCAATATTAGGAATAATTCTATTTTTTATCAAAGAGATACGATTATCAATAATAAAAGATTTTTACAGTTTGCTTCTACTAATAATCCGCTTTCAAAATGGCATATTTATATAGAGGGATATAAAGTTTTTGCTAAAGAAAATATTTCTGATACTAAGGACTTGTTATATGACTTTGGTGCAGAACCGGGTGACACAGTTAAAACACTAACTAAAATTTACAAAGTACTTAGTAAAGAAGTTCGTCAGCTCAATGACGGGAAAGACAGAATCTATATGAAATTACATCATTTGTCATCACCTGCATTTACTGTGGAATGGATGGAAGGAATCGGAGATTTAAGAAACAGTTTGATATTCTTATTATATCATCATCCTTTTGATGTGCATTTAGTTTGTGTAAATGTAGGTGGACAAATAATTTACCAAAATGATGTAGAGAACATTAGTTGTAAAAGTTTAAATTGTATTCGGTCAGGGAGTAAGTTTTCTTATACACACACCGGCGAAGAATTGCAGTTTATAAATCAGTCTGAGTACTATGAGGAAGTTGAGTGGGATTTTGGCGACGGTACAACTTCAACTGAATTACATCCGACACATCGATATGAAACTCCGGGTTGCAAAGAAGTCAGTCTCAGGACTACTTCGCTTTGTGGTACAGAATCTGTATCAAAACAAAAAATTGATTATTGTGAGACAGGAGACTGGCAAACTGTAGCAAATTATGAAGTTCAGGGTGGTATAAATCAATTTCATTATATAAATGCTAAAGAGATTTGGGCTTCAAATATAAAATCATTATATTACTCAAAAGATGCAGGAAAGACATTTGAACAGATTGCTTTCAAAGCAGACGCTATTAAAACTACAGATTACATCAGGTCAACTGCCTTTAAAGGGGATAATGGAGTTATATTTTTTTGGACCAACAAAGGAAATAAAAGAGTTTATCAAATTTATATCACCGATGACAAAGGAAAGACGTGGAAAATATCAAAGGAGTTTACAGATTACTCTATGGGTTTTATTAATTATGGTAATACTTGTATGATTGTTAGTTACGACCCAAAATCACCCGCGTACATTTCATATAATCTGGGAAAATTGTGGTTTGAATTGAAGTTGCCTTTTCCCAATGGAATTCGAAGTTTGGACTATAAAGACAATGTATTAGTAGCAGTTCAGAGAAATCCGGCATTAGGACTAACGAAAAATTCGGCATCCTATTCTTTAGATGAAGGAAAAACATGGAATACACAGCCCTTGCCTCCATTTATCTATATGTCCGTTATTGACACTGATAATGTCTATTTATTAACTGAAACATTTGAAATATTACATGTACAGGATCGGTTCAGAAGTATAAAGAAGATATACCAGTTTCAAGATCTGAGATATTTAAATCAAATGATTTTCAAGGATTTAAATCATGGTTATTTACTGACCGGAGAAAAAATATATTTTACTTCTGACGGAGGAAAAAATTGGGACGAACAAAATTGTTTGGGAGAAAATATAAGAATGCTGCAAACAGATCATAATAATAATTTTTTTGCTTTAAATGATTCCAATCTGCTGAGATACATTCCTATTGGTGTAAAACCTGAATGTTCAACATTTTATAAAGATGAAGGTAAAGAAATAAACCCGGTGAATATTTTTCCAAATCCTGTGCTATCGGGTGAACAGTTTCAGGTAGTAAATAACACTAAGGGAATGCTTACAATTGATATTTTTGATTTTACCGGACGGCTTGTTATTTCCTCCAATGTGATCGATTCCAACGATATATATTGCGGTACGGTACTGAACAGTGGAAATTACATTGTCAGAATTTTTGAGGAAGATACACGTAAATACTTTTCAAAGGTAATTACGGTACTTTAA
- a CDS encoding P-II family nitrogen regulator: MKKIEAIIRSSKFETVKNELSSAGASFFTFFEVKGYGKQIAEHAIYRGVEYDIGYIARMKIEIIIEDQNVKKIVEAIRNAAHTGEIGDGKIIITSIDEIISVRTGKINESAL; encoded by the coding sequence ATGAAGAAGATAGAAGCCATTATCAGATCTTCAAAATTTGAAACAGTAAAAAATGAACTGAGTAGCGCAGGAGCTAGTTTTTTTACATTTTTTGAAGTTAAAGGTTACGGAAAACAAATTGCAGAACACGCCATATATCGTGGGGTGGAATATGATATTGGCTACATCGCCCGAATGAAAATAGAAATCATCATTGAGGATCAAAATGTAAAAAAAATTGTAGAAGCAATCAGAAATGCTGCCCATACCGGTGAAATCGGGGATGGAAAAATAATCATTACTTCTATTGATGAAATTATTTCTGTCCGAACAGGTAAAATCAACGAATCTGCTCTTTAA
- a CDS encoding agmatine deiminase family protein, translated as MHTHFFNSACAFLKVVIFIPLFLSSIFIDNLRSQENNFYDQGNSNRMAAEWEPALGTIIAWPLTIPYKLVVELANDNKLYTLVEDEKSKNDAVSWFSKWGIDVSKVSFIYAPQGIDVSWVRDWGPHAVFTPEGKMMLADGKYIFATPLSSFSCTDSLDFMYMDGDKIIKTDIDDNATVPIGKQINIEVLDLPFISTGGNVMTDGLGTGFSSCILTNENRYYGVTDDQFFLLNTTLLGLKNYNILSNFEDFGIQHIDCLMKVLDEDRIMVVQPPSDHALYPVYENIVKNELSLLRNYYGRPYKIVRMQTGVYNNNHLAAYSNSLILNKTIYVPLFQIKEDSAALRRWRELMPGYTVKGFEFDLKNEPALTQQMKQRYVDYGWTHGDALHCRTRAVWDQEMLFITVKKLEEEVSCAGNKKVYASIIDYCKKGLINEKILLNWRIKGTKEWIKIKMNNSGENYFEAEMPCDKAGVVVEYFISAEAKSGKREKSPRTAPDGFYTCYMN; from the coding sequence ATGCACACCCATTTTTTTAATTCAGCATGCGCATTCCTGAAAGTAGTGATCTTCATTCCATTATTTCTTTCTTCAATATTTATTGATAATTTACGGTCACAGGAAAACAATTTCTATGATCAGGGAAATTCCAATCGCATGGCAGCTGAGTGGGAACCGGCTTTGGGTACAATCATTGCATGGCCGCTTACGATTCCATACAAACTGGTGGTAGAATTGGCTAATGACAATAAATTATATACACTGGTAGAAGATGAAAAGTCAAAGAATGATGCTGTAAGTTGGTTTTCAAAATGGGGAATTGATGTATCTAAAGTAAGTTTTATTTATGCTCCACAAGGTATCGATGTCTCTTGGGTGCGGGATTGGGGACCACATGCTGTATTTACGCCCGAAGGTAAAATGATGCTTGCCGATGGAAAATATATTTTCGCCACTCCACTTAGCAGTTTTTCTTGCACAGACTCACTTGATTTTATGTATATGGACGGGGATAAGATTATCAAAACGGATATAGACGATAATGCAACTGTTCCGATTGGTAAACAAATAAATATTGAAGTACTGGATCTCCCGTTCATTAGCACCGGTGGCAATGTAATGACTGATGGACTGGGTACGGGATTTTCATCCTGTATTCTTACCAATGAAAACCGATACTACGGAGTGACTGACGATCAGTTTTTTTTACTCAATACGACCCTTCTCGGTTTAAAAAATTACAATATTTTATCCAATTTTGAAGACTTTGGAATTCAACATATTGATTGTCTGATGAAGGTACTTGATGAAGACAGAATTATGGTCGTTCAACCGCCTTCTGATCATGCGTTATATCCTGTATATGAGAACATAGTAAAGAATGAACTTTCACTTCTTAGAAATTATTATGGACGACCTTACAAAATAGTCAGGATGCAGACAGGTGTTTACAACAATAATCATCTTGCGGCATATTCCAACTCTCTGATTCTCAATAAAACCATTTATGTTCCTCTATTTCAAATTAAAGAAGATAGTGCAGCACTTCGTCGCTGGAGAGAGTTAATGCCAGGATATACAGTAAAAGGTTTTGAATTTGATTTAAAAAATGAGCCGGCGTTGACGCAGCAAATGAAACAGAGATATGTCGATTATGGCTGGACTCATGGGGATGCTCTGCATTGCCGGACAAGGGCCGTTTGGGATCAGGAAATGCTTTTTATCACTGTCAAAAAATTGGAAGAAGAAGTGTCATGTGCGGGTAACAAAAAAGTGTATGCATCGATTATTGATTACTGTAAGAAAGGATTAATTAATGAAAAAATATTGCTTAACTGGAGAATAAAGGGAACTAAGGAATGGATAAAAATAAAAATGAATAATTCAGGAGAAAACTATTTTGAAGCTGAAATGCCATGTGACAAAGCAGGAGTTGTTGTTGAATATTTTATTTCAGCTGAAGCAAAATCCGGGAAAAGGGAAAAATCGCCTCGTACTGCGCCGGATGGTTTTTATACTTGTTATATGAATTAA
- the arsS gene encoding arsenosugar biosynthesis radical SAM protein ArsS (Some members of this family are selenoproteins.): protein MSIRQKSKSLSSSHNQLSDTFFQLKVLNGEALVPDTFTSFSEKIVTHLTPRVPEILQINIGKLCNQTCAHCHVDAGPDKKVENMNKVTLEKCLQILSKFDIPTVDITGGAPEMNPHFRWFVEECTKLGKKVMNRCNLTIIRANKKYYDLPAFFAQHKVHVISSLPYFSKTRTDSQRGDGVFDDSIEALKMLNSVGYGNQDSGLILDLVYNPSGAFLPGDQHGLEVEFKRQLSRKFGIEFNNLFAITNLPISRFLDYLISSDNYESYMQTLEDAYNPATLDGLMCRYTLSVSWDGYIYDCDFNQMLDLKVASTSQHINHFDMDVLMNRKIVVNQHCYGCTAGAGSSCGGEIA from the coding sequence ATGAGTATCAGACAAAAAAGCAAGTCGCTTTCTTCTTCACATAATCAGTTATCCGATACTTTTTTTCAATTGAAAGTATTAAACGGAGAAGCTTTGGTTCCTGATACCTTTACTAGCTTTTCAGAAAAGATTGTTACACACCTGACACCTCGAGTACCCGAAATATTGCAAATCAATATCGGCAAACTTTGTAATCAAACCTGTGCACATTGCCATGTGGATGCCGGACCGGATAAGAAAGTGGAAAATATGAATAAAGTTACACTGGAAAAATGTCTGCAAATCCTTTCCAAATTTGATATACCTACAGTAGATATAACAGGTGGTGCCCCGGAAATGAATCCACATTTCAGATGGTTTGTAGAAGAATGCACCAAATTGGGTAAAAAAGTGATGAATCGTTGTAATCTAACCATTATCAGGGCAAATAAAAAGTATTATGATCTACCTGCATTTTTTGCTCAACACAAGGTGCACGTTATTTCTTCCCTTCCTTATTTTTCAAAAACAAGAACAGATAGTCAAAGAGGAGATGGTGTGTTTGATGATTCTATTGAAGCCCTAAAAATGTTGAATTCGGTAGGATACGGGAATCAAGATTCGGGTCTTATCCTCGATTTGGTGTATAATCCTTCAGGAGCATTTCTGCCCGGAGATCAACACGGATTGGAAGTAGAATTTAAAAGACAGTTAAGTCGAAAGTTTGGCATAGAATTCAATAATTTATTTGCTATCACAAATCTACCCATTAGCCGTTTCCTGGATTATCTGATTTCATCTGACAATTATGAATCGTACATGCAAACACTTGAAGATGCCTATAATCCGGCTACTTTGGATGGATTGATGTGCAGATATACACTTTCTGTCAGTTGGGATGGATATATTTATGATTGTGATTTTAATCAGATGCTGGATCTGAAGGTGGCATCTACTTCACAGCATATTAACCATTTTGATATGGATGTACTTATGAATCGGAAGATTGTAGTAAATCAGCATTGTTATGGATGTACAGCCGGAGCGGGTAGTAGTTGTGGAGGAGAGATAGCCTGA
- the amt gene encoding ammonium transporter yields MSEGTFIANNLWILIATMMVFIMHLGFATLEAGLVQQKNTVNILFKNVIIICIGLLTYYAVGFNLMYPGSDFSGGILGFGGFGLSLPEGAAGLEEYADGKYAYYTDFIFQSMFAATCASIVSGAVAERIKLMPFLVFVAFFVMISYPVTGMWKWGGGWLNDIGFIDFAGSTLVHSVGGWGALAAIILLGARKGKYTKNGVRPIPGHNMPLATIGAFLLWFGWFGFNGGSVLSADPGAVSLVFVTTCLGAAAGALTTFIVSYLKFKSLDHSMVLNGVLAGLVGITAGADGFTPGYAIIVGAVAGAIIPFSVVFFDKLKLDDPVGATSVHLVCGIWGTLAVGIFGAGNFITQLIGVASIGAFTFAFAYGVLYIIKKTVGIRVTEEMELKGLDVSEHEMSAYQNIERGNYAMMVSES; encoded by the coding sequence ATGTCAGAAGGAACATTTATCGCCAATAATTTGTGGATACTGATCGCAACAATGATGGTATTTATTATGCATTTAGGATTTGCCACTTTAGAAGCGGGTCTCGTACAACAAAAAAACACAGTCAATATTTTATTTAAGAATGTCATTATCATTTGTATCGGGCTGCTTACTTACTATGCTGTCGGATTTAATCTGATGTATCCGGGATCAGATTTTTCAGGTGGTATATTAGGTTTCGGAGGTTTTGGACTTAGTTTGCCGGAAGGAGCCGCAGGTCTGGAAGAGTATGCAGATGGCAAATATGCCTATTACACAGATTTTATATTTCAGTCTATGTTTGCCGCAACATGTGCCAGCATTGTTTCCGGTGCGGTTGCTGAGAGAATCAAGTTGATGCCATTTCTTGTTTTTGTTGCTTTTTTTGTCATGATATCCTACCCTGTTACGGGCATGTGGAAATGGGGTGGCGGATGGCTGAATGACATTGGATTTATTGATTTTGCCGGCTCGACACTTGTACATAGTGTGGGAGGCTGGGGTGCTCTCGCTGCGATCATTTTGTTAGGTGCCCGAAAAGGAAAATATACCAAAAATGGCGTCAGGCCTATCCCGGGACATAATATGCCATTAGCAACCATCGGTGCGTTTCTTCTTTGGTTTGGATGGTTTGGATTCAATGGTGGTTCTGTACTTTCGGCAGATCCGGGTGCAGTTTCTTTAGTTTTTGTGACGACTTGTCTGGGTGCTGCTGCGGGAGCTTTGACAACATTTATCGTCTCATATTTAAAATTTAAGTCTCTCGATCATTCTATGGTCCTTAATGGTGTTTTAGCAGGATTGGTAGGAATTACGGCGGGTGCAGATGGTTTCACACCGGGATACGCTATCATTGTGGGTGCAGTAGCGGGTGCAATCATACCTTTTTCAGTCGTATTTTTTGACAAGTTAAAACTTGATGATCCTGTAGGCGCTACGTCTGTACATTTAGTATGCGGGATTTGGGGAACATTGGCTGTTGGCATTTTTGGTGCAGGAAATTTTATAACCCAATTGATCGGCGTGGCGTCTATTGGAGCATTTACTTTTGCATTTGCATATGGTGTCCTGTACATTATCAAAAAAACAGTAGGAATCAGAGTAACTGAAGAGATGGAGCTCAAAGGTCTCGATGTATCAGAACATGAAATGAGTGCCTATCAAAACATAGAAAGAGGCAACTATGCAATGATGGTTTCTGAATCCTAA